A single region of the Stenotrophomonas sp. Marseille-Q4652 genome encodes:
- a CDS encoding alpha/beta hydrolase — MSAPAGLELAVGTLRVAALRSGEGGRRRVLALHGWLDNAASFLPLAAHLPGLDLVMVDLPGHGHSDHLPDGAQYTFADALPRVLDIADALGWERFTLLGHSMGAGIASMVAAAAPARIEALVAIEALGGLSAPEDETASRLRDHLAAVRALPSKRLRVFPDLAAPVRARMMANQLGEDAARLLVERGVREVTGGYHWRTDPRLTLPTAVRLTEAQINDLVAAIECPTQVIYASPAQPYFPEPLRSQRAALLRDGRVEVLPGSHHLHMEQPAAVAACIRALLDGLDTAAN; from the coding sequence GTGAGCGCGCCTGCGGGGCTGGAGCTGGCGGTCGGCACGCTGCGCGTGGCGGCGCTGCGCAGCGGCGAAGGCGGCCGCCGCCGGGTGCTGGCCCTGCATGGCTGGCTCGACAATGCGGCCAGCTTCCTGCCGCTGGCCGCGCACCTGCCCGGCCTGGACCTGGTGATGGTCGACCTGCCCGGCCACGGCCACAGCGACCACCTGCCCGATGGCGCGCAGTACACCTTCGCCGACGCCCTGCCGCGGGTGCTGGACATCGCCGACGCGCTGGGCTGGGAGCGCTTCACCCTGCTCGGCCACTCGATGGGCGCCGGCATTGCCAGCATGGTCGCCGCCGCGGCGCCGGCCCGGATCGAGGCGCTGGTGGCGATCGAGGCCCTGGGCGGGCTGTCCGCGCCGGAAGACGAAACCGCCTCGCGGCTGCGTGACCACCTGGCCGCGGTGCGCGCCCTGCCCTCCAAGCGCCTGCGCGTGTTCCCCGACCTGGCCGCGCCGGTACGCGCACGGATGATGGCCAACCAGCTGGGCGAGGACGCCGCGCGGCTGCTGGTCGAGCGCGGCGTGCGCGAGGTAACCGGCGGCTACCACTGGCGCACCGATCCGCGCCTGACCCTGCCCACGGCGGTGCGCCTGACCGAGGCGCAGATCAACGACCTGGTGGCGGCGATCGAATGCCCCACCCAGGTGATCTACGCCAGCCCGGCCCAGCCCTATTTCCCCGAACCCTTGCGCAGCCAGCGCGCCGCCCTGCTGCGGGATGGTCGCGTCGAGGTCCTGCCCGGCAGCCACCACCTGCACATGGAACAGCCGGCCGCGGTGGCCGCCTGCATCCGCGCCCTCCTCGACGGCCTGGACACCGCGGCAAACTGA
- the hemH gene encoding ferrochelatase, with product MNQPARTALLVVNLGTPDTPTAPAVRRYLAEFLGDPRVVAIPKLLWWPLLHGVILPLRGSRSAAKYAQVWLPEGSPLAVYTQRLAKGLQAELPDWQVRHAMRYGQPALEPALDVLVADGAREIVVLPLYPQYSTTTTASIEDKLDAWQARNRQVTLRRVRDYAIDADWVDAVAGSIREYWQHNGHGEQLVFSFHGIPQRLADQGDPYPQRCEASAQAIANALGLADGEWKMGYQSRFGRETWLQPYAEPMLWEMAEAGVRSFDVVCPGFATDCLETLEEVAMGFTETLAERGASMRYIPCLNDAPAHARALAAIARSA from the coding sequence ATGAACCAGCCCGCCCGCACTGCCCTGCTTGTCGTCAACCTCGGCACGCCCGATACGCCCACCGCCCCGGCGGTGCGTCGCTACCTGGCCGAGTTCCTAGGTGACCCACGGGTCGTGGCGATCCCGAAGCTGCTGTGGTGGCCGCTGCTGCACGGGGTGATCCTGCCGCTGCGAGGTTCGCGCTCGGCGGCCAAGTACGCGCAGGTGTGGCTGCCGGAGGGCTCGCCGCTGGCGGTCTACACCCAGCGCCTGGCGAAGGGCCTGCAGGCCGAGCTGCCGGACTGGCAGGTGCGCCACGCCATGCGCTATGGCCAGCCGGCGCTGGAACCGGCGCTCGATGTCCTCGTGGCCGACGGTGCCCGGGAGATCGTGGTGCTGCCGCTGTATCCGCAGTACTCCACCACCACCACCGCCTCGATCGAGGACAAGCTCGATGCGTGGCAGGCCCGCAACCGCCAGGTGACGCTGCGCCGCGTACGCGACTACGCCATCGACGCGGACTGGGTGGACGCGGTGGCCGGGTCGATCCGCGAGTACTGGCAGCACAACGGCCATGGCGAGCAGCTGGTGTTCTCGTTCCACGGCATCCCGCAGCGGCTGGCCGACCAGGGCGATCCCTACCCGCAGCGCTGCGAGGCCAGCGCCCAGGCCATCGCCAATGCGCTTGGCCTGGCCGACGGCGAATGGAAGATGGGTTACCAGTCGCGCTTCGGCCGCGAAACCTGGCTGCAGCCCTACGCCGAACCGATGCTGTGGGAGATGGCCGAAGCCGGCGTGCGCTCGTTCGACGTGGTCTGTCCCGGGTTTGCCACCGACTGCCTGGAGACGCTGGAGGAAGTGGCCATGGGCTTTACTGAAACCCTGGCCGAGCGCGGCGCGAGCATGCGCTACATCCCCTGCCTCAACGACGCCCCCGCCCACGCCCGGGCGCTGGCGGCGATCGCCCGCAGCGCGTGA
- the ttcA gene encoding tRNA 2-thiocytidine(32) synthetase TtcA, whose protein sequence is MSAVIPLPDPAPRTARDPHVAEREHHKLAKRLRRQVGQAIADYGMIEAGDKVMVCLSGGKDSYTLLDILLQLQKKAPVPFELIAVNLDQKQPGFPEHVLPEYLTSIGVPFHIIEQDTYSVVSRVIPEGKTMCSLCSRMRRGSLYSWAEANGITKIALGHHRDDMVATFFMNLFHHSKISGMPPKLRSDDGKHVVIRPLAYVRESDIIEYAQARQFPIIPCNLCGSQENLQRKQVGLMMKQWEKEHPGRIEQISRAMADIRPSQMADRSLFDFMALGRRDDAPLPDAHAWLAGSSDAAGETPAA, encoded by the coding sequence ATGAGCGCCGTCATACCCCTTCCCGATCCCGCCCCGCGCACCGCGCGCGATCCCCACGTGGCTGAACGCGAACACCACAAGCTGGCCAAGCGCCTGCGCCGCCAGGTCGGCCAGGCCATTGCCGACTACGGCATGATCGAGGCCGGCGACAAGGTGATGGTGTGCCTGTCCGGCGGCAAGGACAGCTACACGTTGCTGGACATCCTGCTGCAGCTGCAGAAGAAGGCACCGGTACCTTTCGAGCTGATCGCGGTGAACCTGGACCAGAAGCAACCCGGCTTCCCCGAACACGTGCTGCCCGAATACCTCACCAGCATCGGCGTGCCGTTCCACATCATCGAGCAGGACACCTATTCGGTGGTCAGCCGGGTGATTCCCGAAGGCAAGACCATGTGCTCGCTGTGCTCGCGCATGCGACGCGGCTCGCTGTACAGCTGGGCCGAGGCCAACGGCATCACCAAGATCGCGCTCGGCCACCACCGCGACGACATGGTGGCCACGTTCTTCATGAACCTGTTCCACCATTCCAAGATCTCCGGCATGCCGCCCAAGCTGCGCAGCGACGATGGCAAGCACGTGGTGATCCGCCCGCTGGCCTACGTGCGCGAGAGCGACATCATCGAGTACGCGCAGGCCAGACAGTTCCCGATCATCCCGTGCAACCTGTGCGGCAGCCAGGAGAACCTGCAGCGCAAGCAGGTCGGGCTGATGATGAAGCAGTGGGAGAAGGAGCATCCGGGACGGATCGAGCAGATCTCCCGCGCGATGGCCGACATCCGTCCCTCGCAGATGGCCGACCGCAGCCTGTTCGACTTCATGGCGCTGGGCCGCCGCGACGACGCGCCGCTGCCCGATGCCCACGCCTGGTTGGCCGGCAGCAGCGACGCAGCCGGTGAGACGCCGGCCGCCTAA
- a CDS encoding methyl-accepting chemotaxis protein, with protein sequence MSSAHRFPQTRVDSYSRVLARSADRLFLLLALLGAGASCAMSLYSGQWMPFLAVSLPALLVLAVQIRLNSGTRLGSITVALVLMVLVAAGIHQARGLVELHFGVFVVIALLLYYRDWLPVAVAAVAIAVHHVVFFWLQGRGVPVYAFSAGSGMEILLLHAGYLAVETAFVCAMAIRLRRQLDALGHDPVQLRELAREVAAGHPAAGRLVQHRFGADSLAAALVAMDTQLQERQQRESEGNVANAQVRLALDVSRTAVMIADNDHIIRYVNRSVLALLRNQQKTLRESFPDFDVDTLVGSSIHRFHANPERIRRMLDTMTEPHNGKVTIGQVHFAQVVTPVRDADGNRNGFVVEWYDRTQELQLESSIAGIVEAASRGDLARRLPVVEEAGFMHILGNGINQLLDTLSGATGEIRQMLSALARGELDRRIVGDYAGDFAAMKDDANRTAEQLDEMVGRIQAAADRMHLAAGEIANGNADLSHRTEQQAASLQQAAASMEELTSTVRQNAEHARQANQLAIGAHGVASQGGEVVGQVVTTMGAIEASSKKIADIISVIDGIAFQTNILALNAAVEAARAGEQGRGFAVVASEVRTLAQRSASAAKEIKTLIDDSVDKVSEGSTLVTQAGSTMDEIVSSVQRVTGIMAEISAASQEQSAGIEQVNHTVNQMDESTQQNAALVEEATAAARVMEDQARQLIESVSVFRRSGAPRPAASHAVHQRPGAAADIA encoded by the coding sequence ATGTCGTCCGCCCATCGCTTCCCGCAAACCCGGGTTGATTCCTACAGCCGCGTGCTGGCACGCAGTGCCGACCGCCTGTTCCTGCTGCTGGCCCTGCTCGGTGCCGGCGCATCCTGCGCGATGTCGCTGTACTCGGGCCAGTGGATGCCGTTCCTGGCGGTCAGCCTGCCGGCCCTGCTGGTGCTGGCGGTGCAGATCCGCCTCAACAGCGGCACCCGCCTGGGCAGCATCACCGTGGCGCTGGTGCTGATGGTGCTGGTGGCCGCCGGCATCCACCAGGCCCGTGGCCTGGTCGAACTGCATTTCGGCGTGTTCGTGGTGATCGCGCTGCTGCTGTACTACCGCGACTGGCTGCCGGTGGCGGTGGCCGCCGTGGCCATTGCCGTGCACCACGTGGTGTTCTTCTGGCTGCAGGGCAGGGGCGTGCCGGTGTATGCGTTCAGCGCGGGCAGCGGCATGGAGATCCTGCTGCTGCACGCCGGCTACTTGGCGGTGGAAACCGCGTTCGTCTGCGCGATGGCGATCCGGCTGCGGCGCCAGCTCGATGCCCTGGGCCACGACCCGGTGCAGCTGCGTGAACTGGCCCGCGAGGTCGCTGCCGGCCATCCGGCCGCCGGGCGGCTGGTCCAGCACCGCTTCGGTGCCGATTCGCTGGCCGCCGCGCTGGTGGCGATGGACACCCAGCTGCAGGAACGCCAGCAGCGCGAGAGCGAGGGCAACGTCGCCAATGCGCAGGTGCGACTGGCGCTGGACGTATCGCGCACCGCGGTGATGATCGCCGACAACGACCACATCATCCGCTATGTCAACCGCTCGGTACTGGCCCTGCTGCGCAACCAGCAGAAGACCCTGCGCGAGTCGTTCCCGGACTTCGACGTCGACACCTTGGTCGGCAGCAGCATCCACCGCTTCCATGCCAACCCCGAGCGCATCCGCCGCATGCTGGACACGATGACCGAGCCGCACAACGGCAAGGTGACCATTGGCCAGGTGCACTTCGCCCAGGTGGTGACGCCGGTGCGCGATGCCGATGGCAACCGCAATGGCTTCGTCGTCGAGTGGTACGACCGCACCCAGGAACTGCAGCTGGAAAGCAGCATCGCCGGCATCGTCGAGGCCGCCAGCCGCGGCGATCTCGCCCGGCGCCTGCCGGTGGTGGAGGAAGCCGGCTTCATGCACATCCTCGGCAACGGCATCAACCAGCTGCTCGACACCCTGAGCGGCGCCACCGGCGAAATCCGGCAAATGCTTTCTGCGCTGGCTCGCGGCGAGCTGGACCGCCGCATCGTCGGCGACTACGCCGGCGATTTCGCGGCGATGAAGGACGATGCCAACCGCACCGCCGAGCAGCTCGACGAAATGGTCGGCCGGATCCAGGCCGCCGCCGACCGCATGCACCTGGCCGCCGGCGAGATCGCCAATGGCAATGCCGACCTGTCGCACCGTACCGAGCAGCAGGCCGCCAGCCTGCAGCAGGCCGCCGCCTCGATGGAGGAACTGACCTCCACCGTCCGCCAGAACGCCGAACACGCCCGCCAGGCCAACCAGCTCGCCATCGGCGCGCATGGCGTGGCCTCGCAGGGCGGCGAGGTGGTCGGCCAGGTGGTCACCACCATGGGCGCGATCGAGGCCTCGTCAAAGAAGATTGCCGACATCATCTCGGTGATCGACGGCATTGCCTTCCAGACCAACATCCTGGCGCTCAATGCGGCGGTGGAAGCGGCGCGTGCCGGCGAGCAGGGCCGCGGTTTTGCCGTGGTCGCCTCGGAAGTGCGCACCCTGGCGCAGCGCTCGGCCAGTGCGGCCAAGGAGATCAAGACCCTGATCGACGATTCGGTGGACAAGGTGTCCGAAGGCTCGACGCTGGTGACCCAGGCCGGCAGCACCATGGACGAGATCGTCTCCAGCGTGCAGCGCGTGACCGGGATCATGGCCGAGATCTCCGCCGCCTCGCAGGAACAGAGCGCCGGCATCGAGCAGGTCAACCACACCGTCAACCAGATGGACGAGAGCACCCAGCAGAACGCGGCGCTGGTGGAGGAAGCCACGGCCGCCGCGCGCGTCATGGAAGACCAGGCCCGCCAGCTGATCGAATCGGTCTCGGTGTTCCGCCGCAGTGGCGCGCCGCGCCCGGCCGCGAGCCATGCCGTGCACCAGCGTCCGGGAGCCGCCGCCGACATCGCCTAG
- a CDS encoding SprT family zinc-dependent metalloprotease has translation MPRLLRRLIAPAAPVIQRDTVRLRLEEAEIDVLRVRDPRARRLKLSVDERGVRLTLPLRASLVAGERFMQANRQWLSEQLARCRRDDVLPALRIGEPGQLPLRGQLLPVRWQSGRFTRIEQDEQGICIHLAARAGDAALRRALREFYEVQTRADVGRWLPGYLAGLPRAPARIRIKVMSSQWGSLAPDGSMALDLALVLGRPSAFEYVLVHELCHLLQANHSPAFWAEVEARFPAWRDERAYFHAEGRRLKAMLRQLLAPAAA, from the coding sequence ATGCCCCGCCTTCTCCGCCGCCTGATCGCGCCTGCCGCGCCGGTGATCCAGCGCGACACCGTGCGCCTGCGCCTGGAGGAAGCCGAGATCGACGTGCTGCGCGTGCGCGATCCGCGCGCGAGGCGGCTCAAGCTCAGCGTCGACGAGCGCGGCGTGCGCCTGACCCTGCCGTTGCGGGCCAGCCTGGTGGCCGGCGAGCGCTTCATGCAGGCCAACCGCCAGTGGCTGAGCGAACAGCTGGCGCGTTGCCGCCGCGATGACGTGCTGCCGGCGCTGCGCATCGGTGAGCCCGGCCAGCTTCCGCTGCGCGGGCAGCTTCTGCCGGTGCGCTGGCAGTCCGGCCGCTTCACCCGCATCGAACAGGACGAGCAGGGCATCTGCATCCACCTGGCCGCCCGTGCCGGTGATGCCGCGCTGCGCCGCGCGCTGCGCGAGTTCTACGAGGTGCAGACCCGCGCCGACGTCGGCCGTTGGCTGCCCGGCTACCTGGCCGGGTTGCCGCGTGCGCCGGCGCGCATCCGCATCAAGGTGATGTCCTCGCAGTGGGGCTCGCTGGCACCTGATGGCTCGATGGCGCTGGACCTGGCGCTGGTACTGGGCCGGCCGTCAGCGTTCGAGTACGTGCTGGTCCATGAGTTGTGCCACCTGCTGCAGGCCAACCACTCGCCGGCGTTCTGGGCCGAGGTGGAGGCGCGTTTCCCGGCCTGGCGCGACGAGCGCGCCTATTTCCATGCCGAAGGCCGCCGCCTGAAGGCGATGCTGCGACAGTTGCTTGCCCCGGCCGCCGCCTGA
- a CDS encoding recombination-associated protein RdgC: protein MFFKNLTFFRFPTSVDFSEVDTLLPHALLKPVGALEMSSRGFISPFGREEKEVFSHRIGDSLWLTVGGEEKILPGAVVNDLLERRLEEIEEKEGRRPGGRERKRLKDDLLHELLPRAFVKTSRVDAFFDLAHGYVVVNGSSQKTAENVMSDVRGLLGSFPAMPLNAEVAPRSILTGWIAGEPLPTGLSLGEECEMKDPVEGGAVVKCQHQELRCDEIDKHLDAGKQVTKLALVFEDNLSFVLGDDLIVRKLKFLDGALDQLEHSDEDGRRAELDARFALQSGEIRRLFLLLEEAFKLSKADN from the coding sequence ATGTTTTTCAAGAACCTGACGTTTTTCCGTTTCCCCACCTCGGTGGATTTTTCCGAAGTCGACACCCTGCTGCCGCACGCGCTGCTCAAGCCGGTCGGCGCGCTGGAAATGAGCTCGCGTGGCTTCATCTCGCCGTTCGGCCGCGAGGAGAAGGAAGTGTTCTCGCACCGCATCGGTGACTCGCTGTGGCTGACCGTCGGTGGCGAGGAGAAGATCCTGCCCGGCGCGGTGGTCAACGACCTGCTGGAACGCCGGCTCGAGGAGATCGAGGAGAAGGAAGGACGCCGTCCCGGTGGCCGCGAGCGCAAGCGCCTGAAGGACGACCTGCTGCACGAGCTGCTGCCGCGTGCCTTCGTGAAGACCTCGCGCGTGGATGCGTTCTTCGACCTCGCCCATGGCTATGTCGTGGTCAATGGCTCCAGCCAGAAGACCGCCGAGAACGTGATGAGTGATGTCCGCGGCCTGCTCGGCAGCTTCCCGGCAATGCCGCTCAATGCCGAAGTCGCGCCGCGCTCGATCCTCACTGGCTGGATCGCCGGCGAGCCCCTGCCCACCGGCCTGAGCCTGGGCGAGGAATGCGAGATGAAGGATCCGGTCGAGGGTGGCGCGGTGGTCAAGTGCCAGCACCAGGAACTGCGCTGCGACGAGATCGACAAGCACCTGGACGCCGGCAAGCAGGTCACCAAGCTGGCGCTGGTGTTCGAGGACAACCTGTCCTTCGTGCTGGGCGATGACCTGATCGTGCGCAAGCTCAAGTTCCTGGATGGCGCGCTGGACCAGCTCGAGCATTCGGACGAGGACGGTCGCCGCGCCGAACTGGACGCGCGTTTCGCGCTGCAGAGCGGCGAGATCCGCCGCCTCTTCCTGCTGCTGGAAGAAGCCTTCAAGCTGAGCAAGGCCGACAACTGA
- the tatC gene encoding twin-arginine translocase subunit TatC yields MSLPPENEAPLVAHLLELRSRLIRGLAGLVMVLLALLPFSRTLYTQLAMPLVSQLPTGQSMIATNPAGAFFAPIKLTFFVALFVAVPWLLYQAWAFVAPGLYAREKRLAVPLLLSSMLLFYLGCVFAYFLVLPSVFHFLTTFRPDVIAITPDATAYLDFVMAIFFAFGLSFELPVAMVILVLLGWVSPAQLREGRGYAIVGIFVLAAIVTPPDVVSQLMLAIPMCALYELGIHAARWLTGRPRVGQGDSS; encoded by the coding sequence ATGAGCCTGCCCCCGGAGAACGAAGCGCCGCTGGTTGCCCATCTGCTCGAGCTGCGCTCGCGGCTGATCCGCGGCCTGGCCGGCCTGGTCATGGTGCTGCTGGCGCTGCTGCCGTTCTCGCGCACGCTCTACACCCAGCTGGCGATGCCGCTGGTATCGCAGCTGCCCACCGGGCAGTCGATGATCGCGACCAACCCGGCCGGCGCGTTCTTCGCGCCGATCAAGCTGACCTTCTTCGTCGCCCTGTTCGTGGCGGTGCCGTGGCTGCTGTACCAGGCCTGGGCGTTCGTGGCCCCCGGCCTGTACGCACGCGAGAAGCGGCTGGCGGTACCGCTGCTGCTCTCGTCGATGCTGCTGTTCTACCTCGGCTGCGTGTTCGCCTACTTCCTGGTGCTGCCGTCGGTGTTCCACTTCCTGACCACGTTCCGGCCGGACGTCATCGCCATCACCCCCGATGCCACCGCGTACCTGGACTTCGTGATGGCGATTTTCTTCGCCTTCGGGCTGAGCTTCGAGCTGCCGGTGGCGATGGTGATCCTGGTCCTGCTGGGCTGGGTCAGCCCGGCGCAGCTGCGCGAGGGCCGTGGCTACGCCATCGTCGGCATCTTCGTGCTCGCGGCCATCGTGACCCCGCCGGACGTGGTGTCGCAGCTGATGCTGGCGATCCCGATGTGCGCGCTGTACGAGCTGGGCATCCACGCCGCGCGCTGGCTGACCGGGCGTCCGCGCGTGGGCCAGGGCGACTCGTCCTGA
- a CDS encoding YdcH family protein produces the protein MEDLTPASISQRIAELRLEHRALDERICQLASNPEDELEAKRLKKRKLQLRDCITKLESMLIPNEPA, from the coding sequence GTGGAAGACCTCACGCCCGCCAGCATCAGCCAGCGCATCGCCGAACTCCGTCTGGAGCATCGCGCGCTGGACGAACGCATCTGCCAGCTTGCCTCCAATCCGGAGGACGAGCTGGAGGCCAAGCGCCTGAAGAAGCGCAAGCTCCAGCTCCGCGACTGCATCACGAAGCTGGAAAGCATGCTGATCCCGAACGAGCCGGCCTGA
- the tatA gene encoding Sec-independent protein translocase subunit TatA — protein MGSMSWVHWLVVLVIVLLVFGTKRLTSGAKDLGSAVKEFKKGMREDDKPAAQLGDASRSQESNRENQAEQDRR, from the coding sequence ATGGGCAGCATGAGTTGGGTGCATTGGCTGGTGGTTCTGGTGATCGTGCTGCTGGTGTTCGGCACCAAGCGCCTGACCAGCGGCGCCAAGGACCTCGGCAGCGCGGTCAAGGAGTTCAAGAAGGGCATGCGCGAGGACGACAAGCCGGCCGCGCAGCTCGGCGATGCCAGCCGCAGCCAGGAAAGCAACCGCGAGAACCAGGCCGAGCAGGACCGGCGCTGA
- a CDS encoding lipid-binding SYLF domain-containing protein, with amino-acid sequence MRRLPCLLLLLSASLLSAPAMAGPQEDQRARNAVRVLSEIQDIPEQAIPDKLLDEGRAIIVIPDTIKAGLVIGGRRGHGLLSVKTEEGTWSNPVFIKLTGGSIGFQAGVQSSDVILVFRNDRSLDNIVNGKFTLGADAGVAAGPVGRNAAAATDGQLKAEIWSWSRARGLFAGVALDGAVLQIDDDANRQAYGTSVTPRMIIEGRMPAQPSSDVVSFRDRLEESTYSAREKRGTGSNGNVAAAPRPSTSTPVPVDAQQAPLSSGEATTAPLQAVPAQQQQGFQPVSDGEFRTESLDDNN; translated from the coding sequence ATGCGCCGCCTGCCGTGCCTGCTGTTGCTGTTGTCCGCCAGCCTGTTGTCCGCCCCGGCCATGGCCGGCCCGCAGGAAGACCAGCGCGCCCGCAACGCGGTGCGTGTGCTCAGCGAGATCCAGGACATTCCCGAGCAGGCCATTCCCGACAAGCTGCTCGACGAGGGCCGCGCGATCATCGTCATCCCCGACACGATCAAGGCCGGCCTGGTCATCGGCGGGCGCCGCGGCCACGGCCTGCTCTCGGTGAAGACCGAGGAAGGCACCTGGTCCAACCCGGTGTTCATCAAGCTCACCGGCGGCAGCATCGGCTTCCAGGCCGGCGTGCAGTCCTCGGACGTGATCCTGGTGTTCCGCAACGACCGTTCGCTGGACAACATCGTCAATGGCAAGTTCACCCTCGGCGCCGATGCCGGCGTGGCCGCCGGTCCGGTCGGCCGCAACGCCGCCGCGGCCACCGATGGCCAGCTCAAGGCCGAGATCTGGTCGTGGTCGCGTGCGCGCGGCCTGTTCGCCGGCGTCGCCCTGGATGGCGCGGTGCTGCAGATCGATGACGATGCCAACCGCCAGGCCTACGGCACCAGCGTGACGCCGCGAATGATCATCGAAGGCCGCATGCCGGCGCAGCCGTCCAGCGACGTGGTCTCGTTCCGCGACCGCCTGGAGGAATCCACCTATTCAGCGCGCGAGAAGCGCGGTACCGGCAGCAATGGCAACGTCGCCGCCGCACCGCGTCCCAGCACCAGCACCCCGGTGCCAGTCGATGCACAGCAGGCGCCGCTGTCCAGTGGTGAAGCCACCACCGCGCCCCTGCAGGCGGTGCCTGCGCAGCAACAGCAGGGCTTCCAGCCGGTGTCCGATGGTGAGTTCCGCACCGAATCGCTGGACGACAACAACTGA
- the tatB gene encoding Sec-independent protein translocase protein TatB: protein MFDIGFSELLLIAVVALVVLGPERLPKAARFAGLWVRRARNQWDSVKQELERELHAEELRRNLQQVQAAMRQSEAQLRASSEQLQNETDALRRQVEGDGVDPVVEASPAEPTAGIPGNAIESTDATDAGKPPTEPRP, encoded by the coding sequence GTGTTCGACATCGGTTTCAGTGAGCTGCTGCTGATCGCAGTGGTGGCCCTGGTTGTCCTTGGTCCCGAGCGCCTGCCCAAGGCGGCGCGCTTTGCCGGCCTGTGGGTGCGCCGCGCGCGCAACCAGTGGGATTCGGTCAAGCAGGAGCTCGAGCGCGAGCTGCACGCCGAGGAACTCAGGCGCAACCTGCAGCAGGTGCAGGCGGCGATGCGCCAGAGCGAGGCCCAGCTGCGTGCCAGCAGCGAACAGCTGCAGAACGAAACCGATGCGCTGCGTCGCCAGGTCGAAGGCGACGGGGTGGATCCGGTCGTTGAAGCGAGCCCGGCAGAACCCACAGCAGGCATCCCCGGCAACGCCATCGAGTCGACCGATGCGACCGATGCAGGCAAGCCGCCCACGGAGCCGCGTCCATGA
- a CDS encoding BPSS1780 family membrane protein: protein MSEIRKLPASAGAEWLLTGFSLLRRAPLALGLLGVLWGLAALVVMALSMLHPALATIGQFLLALAGPVFFGGMVWAVREVDEGRPAQPAHLVQGLQDGRAPHLLVALLPQLAGGLLLGGLLLLLLGSSGLQQLGDVMSQLNELSQSGEQPDPEVIEALVASLPAGRILLWLLLVVVTFAAMALALFTLSPQVMFQHRNGLLALRESLRSAFCNLLPMLVFFVLSFVAVFAIYFIVMVVALVAQLLGGQLLALWVAQLLLMAVVMPVLAGAVYAAWKQMFGPQAPRPPALQPDNIFAA from the coding sequence ATGAGCGAAATTCGCAAGCTGCCGGCCTCGGCCGGCGCGGAATGGCTGTTGACTGGCTTCTCGCTGCTGCGCCGTGCGCCGCTGGCGCTGGGCCTGCTGGGCGTGCTGTGGGGCCTGGCCGCCCTGGTGGTCATGGCGCTGTCGATGCTGCACCCGGCCCTGGCCACCATCGGCCAGTTCCTGCTGGCGCTGGCCGGCCCGGTTTTCTTCGGCGGCATGGTGTGGGCGGTGCGCGAGGTCGACGAGGGCCGCCCGGCGCAGCCGGCGCACCTGGTGCAGGGCCTGCAGGACGGCCGCGCGCCGCACCTGCTGGTGGCCCTGCTGCCGCAGCTGGCCGGTGGCCTGCTGCTCGGCGGCCTGCTGTTGCTGCTGCTGGGCAGCAGTGGCCTGCAGCAGCTGGGCGATGTGATGTCCCAGCTCAACGAACTGAGCCAGTCCGGCGAGCAGCCCGACCCGGAGGTGATCGAGGCGCTGGTCGCCAGCCTGCCGGCCGGCCGCATCCTGCTGTGGCTGCTGCTGGTGGTGGTGACCTTCGCGGCGATGGCGCTGGCGCTGTTCACCCTGTCGCCGCAGGTGATGTTCCAGCACCGCAACGGCCTGCTGGCCCTGCGCGAGAGCCTGCGCAGCGCGTTCTGCAACCTGTTGCCGATGCTGGTGTTCTTCGTGCTGTCCTTCGTGGCCGTGTTCGCGATCTACTTCATCGTGATGGTGGTGGCGCTGGTGGCACAGCTGCTTGGCGGCCAGCTGCTGGCCCTGTGGGTGGCGCAGCTGCTGCTGATGGCGGTGGTGATGCCGGTGCTGGCCGGCGCGGTCTATGCCGCGTGGAAGCAGATGTTCGGGCCCCAGGCCCCGCGCCCGCCCGCGCTGCAGCCGGACAACATCTTCGCCGCATGA